The following proteins are encoded in a genomic region of Flammeovirga pectinis:
- a CDS encoding DUF7935 family protein, translating to MTTDLLDLLKMTIPAGIVLYGAFVIVKMFLQKDYDTLSIKIKSSQIEHTLPLRLQAYERMALFLERINYRELMDRINYDEIPAALFHQSLIMTIKEEFNHNLSQQIYISPDLWETIRGVKEENISFINGIAQTLGKDASGFDLAKTILENSISENATPIDIALLSLKEEVNTLY from the coding sequence ATGACGACAGACCTTTTAGACTTATTGAAGATGACAATCCCTGCGGGTATTGTTTTATATGGAGCTTTTGTAATAGTAAAGATGTTCCTACAAAAAGACTACGATACTTTATCAATTAAGATCAAATCAAGCCAAATAGAGCATACTTTACCTTTAAGATTACAAGCATACGAAAGAATGGCTCTTTTTCTTGAAAGAATTAATTATAGAGAATTGATGGACCGTATTAATTACGATGAAATTCCTGCAGCTTTATTTCACCAGAGTTTAATAATGACAATAAAGGAAGAATTTAATCATAACCTTTCTCAACAAATATATATTTCTCCTGATTTATGGGAGACAATCCGTGGAGTAAAAGAAGAAAACATCTCTTTTATAAATGGAATTGCACAAACTTTAGGAAAAGATGCATCTGGGTTCGATTTAGCAAAAACCATTTTGGAGAACAGTATTTCAGAAAATGCCACTCCTATTGATATTGCATTATTAAGCCTTAAGGAAGAAGTAAATACTTTATATTAA
- the ggt gene encoding gamma-glutamyltransferase — MTHLFKKLNLQSLLILIVCTLLFNCETKTSPEKKRGTIAKNGIVSCAHPLAAEVGIAILKKGGNAFDAAIATHFALAVVYPRAGNIGGGGFMVYRDQIGNSGSLDFREKAPSSASEKMYLDANGQPIKNLSLKGLLASGVPGSVDGMFKIYQKYGSLPWDVLLQPAIRLAEDGIVLTQLEAEKINQYQKDFNSYNKKPIQLFKDGNWKAGDKIIYPDLAITLKSIKENKRAGFYEGVVADKIINAMQNSNGIISHKDLKDYSSVWREAIKIPFKDNYTVISMPPPSSGGVALAQILLGLEDFNTSNYTHNSVEWIHLLTELERRAYADRASFLGDNDFYNVPVKQLTSKKYVSSRVKSIDLTKATNSQDIKAGDVLKIESFETTHYSIVDKHGNAVAITTTLNGNFGCKVVIDGAGFFMNNEMDDFSIKPGQPNQFGLIGGEANKIVPNKRMLSSMTPTIVEKDNALFMVLGTPGGSTIITSVAQTLLNVTEFNMTMQEAIDAKKFHSQWLPDEIYLEDKVFPDSTISGLEKMGHKIGFVPILGKMDCILKNKNGTYEGASDQSRSDGVAFGY, encoded by the coding sequence ATGACTCACCTTTTCAAGAAATTAAATCTTCAATCTCTCCTAATTTTAATTGTTTGTACATTATTATTTAATTGTGAAACTAAGACGTCTCCTGAGAAAAAACGTGGTACGATAGCCAAAAATGGTATAGTCTCTTGTGCTCACCCTTTAGCTGCTGAAGTAGGTATTGCTATCTTAAAAAAAGGCGGGAATGCTTTTGATGCTGCAATAGCAACACATTTTGCACTTGCCGTTGTTTACCCTAGAGCTGGTAATATTGGCGGAGGTGGATTTATGGTTTATAGAGATCAAATTGGTAATTCAGGGAGTCTTGATTTTAGAGAAAAAGCACCTTCGTCTGCTTCGGAAAAGATGTATTTGGATGCAAATGGACAACCTATTAAGAATTTAAGTTTAAAAGGTCTTTTAGCAAGTGGTGTTCCAGGTTCTGTTGATGGAATGTTCAAAATTTATCAAAAATATGGATCATTACCTTGGGATGTATTACTTCAACCTGCAATTCGATTAGCTGAAGATGGAATTGTTTTGACACAACTCGAAGCAGAAAAAATTAATCAATATCAAAAGGATTTCAATTCCTATAATAAAAAACCAATCCAACTCTTTAAAGATGGTAATTGGAAGGCTGGTGATAAAATTATTTATCCTGATTTAGCCATCACCCTAAAAAGTATTAAAGAAAATAAAAGAGCAGGTTTTTATGAAGGAGTTGTCGCAGACAAGATCATTAATGCGATGCAAAATAGTAATGGTATTATTTCTCATAAAGATCTAAAAGATTATTCATCTGTATGGAGAGAAGCTATAAAAATACCCTTTAAAGATAATTACACGGTCATTTCTATGCCACCTCCGTCTTCTGGAGGTGTTGCTCTAGCACAAATATTACTTGGGTTAGAAGATTTCAATACAAGTAACTATACACATAATTCTGTAGAATGGATACACCTTCTTACAGAACTAGAAAGAAGGGCTTATGCAGATAGAGCTTCTTTTTTAGGTGATAACGATTTTTACAATGTGCCCGTAAAGCAATTAACTAGTAAAAAATATGTAAGCTCAAGAGTTAAATCAATTGATTTAACAAAAGCTACAAATTCACAAGATATAAAAGCAGGAGATGTTCTTAAAATTGAAAGTTTTGAAACTACTCATTATTCAATAGTTGATAAACATGGGAATGCGGTTGCCATCACTACAACATTAAATGGAAATTTTGGCTGTAAAGTAGTCATTGATGGTGCTGGCTTTTTTATGAATAATGAAATGGATGATTTTAGTATAAAACCAGGCCAACCAAATCAATTTGGGTTAATTGGTGGAGAAGCAAATAAAATAGTTCCAAACAAAAGAATGCTTTCTAGTATGACGCCTACTATAGTAGAAAAAGATAATGCTCTATTTATGGTTTTAGGTACTCCAGGAGGATCGACTATTATAACTTCTGTTGCACAAACGCTATTGAATGTAACCGAATTTAATATGACTATGCAAGAAGCTATAGATGCAAAGAAGTTTCATTCACAATGGTTACCTGATGAAATCTATTTAGAAGATAAAGTTTTTCCAGACTCAACTATATCTGGTTTAGAAAAAATGGGCCATAAAATAGGTTTTGTCCCTATTTTAGGAAAAATGGACTGTATTTTAAAAAACAAAAATGGCACTTATGAAGGTGCTTCTGATCAATCTAGGAGTGATGGAGTGGCATTTGGGTATTAA
- a CDS encoding sigma-70 family RNA polymerase sigma factor: MLAEQAITEYRPLLYTVAYRILGAASDAEDMVQETFIKILRVDLSKIEDIKNYLIKTITNTCLNHLESLKRKKEHLVDNWSNITNNFQLDPFEHWSNDKAAELSDGLRNMMKRLTDAELSVYLMKEAFNMNYNEITEIAKKKADHCRQLFHRSKQKLEEGKDKFNVDPEKHLQLYKKFQQANADGEVRGLVDFIFGSKKKTVKLKNS, from the coding sequence ATGTTAGCTGAACAAGCAATCACCGAATATCGTCCTTTGCTTTACACTGTTGCCTACAGAATTCTAGGTGCGGCATCAGATGCAGAAGATATGGTACAAGAAACTTTTATAAAGATATTAAGAGTTGACCTCTCAAAAATAGAAGACATCAAAAATTATTTGATAAAAACGATTACTAATACTTGCCTAAATCATCTCGAAAGTTTAAAAAGAAAAAAAGAACATCTCGTAGATAATTGGTCAAATATTACTAATAATTTTCAGCTAGACCCTTTCGAACACTGGTCGAATGATAAAGCTGCTGAATTATCAGATGGTTTGAGAAATATGATGAAAAGACTTACGGATGCTGAACTTAGTGTTTATCTAATGAAAGAAGCATTCAATATGAATTACAATGAAATTACTGAAATTGCTAAGAAAAAAGCAGATCATTGTAGACAATTATTTCATCGCTCTAAACAAAAACTTGAAGAGGGAAAAGATAAATTTAATGTAGATCCAGAGAAACATCTTCAATTATATAAGAAATTTCAGCAAGCAAATGCTGATGGAGAAGTAAGAGGACTGGTTGATTTTATCTTTGGATCGAAGAAAAAAACAGTAAAACTAAAAAATTCTTAG
- the gap gene encoding type I glyceraldehyde-3-phosphate dehydrogenase has translation MMAIKVGINGFGRIGRFVFRASVERNDIEVVGINDLIDVEYMAYMLKYDSTHGRFNGTVEVVDGNLVVNGNTVRVTAERNPADLKWDAIGAEVVVESTGLFLTDETARQHIAAGAKKVVLSAPSKDGTPMFVMGVNHTEYAGQEIVSNASCTTNCLAPIAKVLNDKWGIKDGLMTTVHATTATQKTVDGPSAKDWRGGRGAGQNIIPSSTGAAKAVGVVIPELNGKLTGMAFRVPTPDVSVVDLTVNLEKGATYAEICAEMKRASENELAGVLGYTEDAVVSNDFIGETQTSVFDAKAGLALTDTFVKVVSWYDNEIGYSNKVLDLVAHVYNA, from the coding sequence ATTATGGCAATTAAAGTAGGTATCAACGGTTTCGGTCGTATCGGACGTTTCGTATTTCGCGCTTCAGTAGAAAGAAATGACATTGAAGTAGTAGGAATTAATGATCTTATTGATGTTGAGTACATGGCTTACATGCTTAAGTACGATTCAACTCACGGTCGTTTTAACGGTACAGTTGAAGTTGTTGATGGTAACCTTGTAGTTAATGGTAATACTGTACGTGTTACTGCTGAGCGTAACCCTGCTGACTTAAAGTGGGATGCAATCGGTGCTGAAGTTGTAGTTGAATCAACTGGTTTATTCTTAACTGACGAAACTGCTCGCCAACACATCGCTGCTGGTGCTAAGAAAGTTGTTCTTTCTGCTCCTTCTAAAGATGGTACTCCAATGTTCGTAATGGGCGTTAACCATACAGAATATGCAGGTCAAGAAATCGTTTCTAACGCTTCTTGTACTACAAACTGTTTAGCTCCAATTGCTAAAGTTTTAAATGACAAGTGGGGTATCAAAGACGGTTTAATGACAACTGTTCATGCTACTACTGCAACTCAAAAAACAGTTGACGGTCCTTCAGCTAAAGACTGGAGAGGTGGACGTGGTGCTGGTCAAAACATCATTCCTTCTTCTACTGGTGCTGCTAAAGCTGTAGGTGTTGTTATTCCTGAGCTTAACGGTAAATTAACTGGTATGGCTTTCCGTGTACCAACTCCTGACGTTTCTGTAGTTGACTTAACAGTGAACTTAGAAAAAGGTGCTACTTACGCTGAAATCTGTGCTGAAATGAAAAGAGCTTCAGAAAACGAATTAGCTGGTGTTCTTGGTTACACTGAAGATGCTGTTGTTTCTAACGACTTCATCGGTGAAACTCAAACTTCAGTATTTGATGCTAAAGCAGGTCTTGCTTTAACTGATACTTTCGTTAAAGTTGTATCTTGGTATGACAACGAAATCGGATACTCTAACAAAGTTTTAGATTTAGTAGCTCACGTTTACAACGCATAA
- a CDS encoding M15 family metallopeptidase — protein sequence MQKLFCIVFLLLSNITLAQDDCSASLQKKYWRYRINMSTFLAQESGIDIHPDKIFYDFMNMPIGVPFNYIDFIDISNQKYVNIGSDKLLYPAYIEYKKMKADASKKGVNINIRSSYRSKRTQEIVFRKHGPKVAEIPGYSEHHLLTTIDIRYAGENTKLFLWLLKYGFDYGWVPTYYFRIEKNIRKEAWHWRFVGIEAAKWFECAWKDDINQEIRRLSYQFGSI from the coding sequence ATGCAAAAACTTTTTTGTATCGTTTTCCTTCTTTTATCAAATATTACCCTTGCACAAGACGATTGTAGCGCTTCTCTTCAAAAAAAGTATTGGAGATACAGAATTAATATGAGTACGTTTCTAGCACAAGAATCGGGTATAGATATTCACCCAGATAAAATTTTCTATGATTTTATGAATATGCCTATTGGTGTACCCTTTAATTATATTGACTTTATAGATATTAGCAACCAAAAGTATGTAAACATTGGTTCTGATAAATTACTCTACCCTGCTTACATTGAATATAAAAAAATGAAAGCTGACGCATCGAAAAAAGGAGTAAACATAAATATTCGTTCTTCTTATCGATCTAAGCGTACTCAAGAAATTGTTTTTAGAAAGCATGGGCCTAAAGTTGCAGAAATTCCAGGTTACTCAGAACATCATTTACTTACCACTATAGATATTAGATATGCTGGCGAAAACACTAAACTGTTTCTCTGGCTCTTAAAATATGGTTTTGATTATGGATGGGTACCTACCTATTATTTCAGAATTGAGAAAAATATTAGGAAAGAAGCTTGGCATTGGCGATTTGTAGGTATTGAAGCGGCTAAATGGTTTGAATGTGCCTGGAAAGATGATATTAACCAAGAAATTAGAAGACTATCTTATCAATTTGGAAGTATATAA
- a CDS encoding LIC_10190 family membrane protein, whose product MLISLLILLLVLINTVGIGLIVVGLFKTSNERDLVITSFIGSFVIMLLLAITHFFVPINELTLIPFTLLSCIILYVNRKVDYKLSLSKEFIFLLIIFIFYLIGKGTQYPSWTDSNLYHAQVIQWYNKYPITKGIANLFCAYGLNSFFHLFAAQYTFLNISNDPLPNIGILYFELMFLLFVFSKIQEHTNYILIIPCWIFVGYWNWESSPSPDIVVSIIISIGLIIFSQKKISIEEHLFCILSIILIVTIKQSGAIYSLLIFPYLGFLKPNKKHLYFLLTITVVTFLTWVPRNLILSGYPLYPLTIIDFVDLKHQVPKELVNAWTIQITYFARLPIDSWREVIGQPFTTWIPNWFLLHRKTDRLLMIVTLISLIYSVFIFNKQDNKHKAILCIIYIGLTFWIVKTPTMRFGYSYMLMLFTICLKAILKKKKNTDLIINYSLAIIIIIGISFSALYYNWKDTIIFPGKYKKTNTNNFLIDQNVFISVPIDDYCKDTAIPCMYITPESTLKAFSNKISDGFYQSHPSEIDIEQRGY is encoded by the coding sequence ATGTTAATTTCACTTTTAATACTACTATTAGTATTAATAAATACTGTAGGAATAGGTTTAATTGTGGTTGGTTTATTTAAAACTTCCAATGAAAGAGATTTAGTAATAACCTCTTTTATTGGGAGTTTCGTTATTATGTTATTACTAGCAATAACTCACTTTTTTGTTCCAATAAATGAATTAACTTTAATACCATTCACTCTACTCTCTTGTATTATACTTTATGTTAATCGTAAAGTAGATTACAAACTATCTCTTTCTAAAGAATTTATTTTCTTATTAATCATTTTTATCTTTTACCTAATTGGAAAAGGGACTCAATACCCTTCATGGACTGATAGTAATTTATATCATGCCCAAGTAATTCAATGGTACAACAAATACCCTATTACAAAAGGTATCGCCAACTTATTCTGTGCTTATGGTTTAAATTCTTTTTTTCACCTCTTCGCAGCTCAGTATACGTTTCTAAATATTAGTAATGACCCTTTACCAAATATTGGGATCTTATACTTTGAGTTAATGTTCCTACTATTTGTCTTTTCTAAGATACAAGAACACACTAATTATATATTAATTATTCCTTGTTGGATTTTTGTTGGTTATTGGAATTGGGAATCTTCTCCATCACCAGATATTGTAGTTAGCATAATAATTTCAATTGGTTTAATAATTTTTTCTCAGAAAAAAATAAGTATTGAAGAACACCTATTTTGTATATTATCAATTATTCTAATTGTAACAATCAAACAGTCAGGTGCAATTTATTCATTACTCATTTTTCCATATTTAGGTTTTCTTAAACCTAACAAAAAGCACTTATATTTTCTTTTGACTATTACAGTAGTAACATTTTTAACTTGGGTTCCCAGAAATCTTATACTGTCAGGATATCCTCTTTACCCATTAACAATCATTGACTTTGTCGATTTAAAACATCAGGTACCTAAAGAATTGGTAAATGCTTGGACCATTCAAATTACCTATTTTGCTAGACTCCCAATAGATTCTTGGAGAGAGGTAATAGGTCAACCATTCACGACATGGATACCCAATTGGTTTTTATTACATAGAAAAACAGATCGACTATTAATGATAGTTACATTAATTTCTCTAATATACAGTGTCTTCATTTTTAATAAACAAGACAATAAACACAAAGCTATTCTATGCATCATATATATTGGATTAACCTTTTGGATTGTAAAAACACCTACTATGCGCTTTGGATATTCTTACATGCTGATGCTATTTACAATTTGCTTAAAGGCAATCTTAAAAAAGAAAAAAAATACAGATTTAATAATTAATTATTCATTAGCGATAATTATCATTATCGGAATTAGCTTCTCAGCTTTATATTATAATTGGAAAGACACAATAATTTTCCCTGGGAAATATAAAAAAACAAATACTAATAACTTTCTGATTGATCAAAATGTATTTATTTCTGTCCCTATTGATGATTACTGTAAAGATACCGCTATCCCTTGTATGTATATTACTCCTGAAAGTACCTTAAAAGCATTTTCTAATAAAATAAGTGATGGATTTTACCAATCACACCCCTCAGAAATTGATATAGAACAAAGAGGTTACTAA
- a CDS encoding lysophospholipid acyltransferase family protein, with product MTSNPKELQEIIKDQKTSSTSDSTNSSQLITADAPKEIKENAHILDDYFDAGYAYSITKLILNHINDGYFRIKFVGFDNIPERNNPDSPLIFASNHSGMAFPWDAISFVSGLFEKNNFDMKKSVRAITAPALSRSQFMNPFLIQNFWKKLGAIDATWLNYETAMHYNGSNILVYPEGVPGIGKGFNNKYTLQRLATSTLRMSIKYKTDIVPFATVNGEFINPFSYSASLLNDFVQKLGIPFLPIGFMSLLIPLQPWLFYFAFPANLTFVRGKRISPYKMIGEREIEDISEEEILDLSEKIHDQMQDELDKAVSIYGRKPYDFWDLLSVSMKNVQRSFKFFPALWPIIFTKHKNDFKQLKENANNGNYPLNAQEQLNIVQPIVDKQKDLDVSVSSVVDTIVENPEILLFYTPVAGLLHLFTSK from the coding sequence ATGACCTCAAATCCAAAAGAATTGCAAGAAATAATTAAAGACCAAAAAACTAGTAGTACATCTGATAGTACTAATAGCAGTCAGTTAATTACTGCCGATGCTCCTAAAGAAATTAAGGAGAATGCACATATACTTGATGATTATTTTGATGCTGGTTATGCATATAGTATCACTAAATTGATTTTAAATCATATTAATGATGGCTATTTTCGCATTAAATTTGTTGGGTTTGATAACATTCCTGAAAGAAATAATCCTGATAGCCCTTTAATATTTGCTAGTAACCATTCTGGAATGGCTTTCCCTTGGGATGCAATTTCTTTTGTTTCTGGCTTATTCGAAAAAAATAATTTTGACATGAAGAAAAGCGTAAGAGCAATCACTGCTCCTGCTTTATCTAGAAGTCAATTTATGAACCCTTTCCTTATTCAAAACTTTTGGAAAAAATTAGGAGCAATTGATGCTACTTGGTTAAACTATGAAACAGCCATGCATTACAATGGCTCAAATATTTTAGTTTATCCTGAAGGTGTCCCTGGTATTGGCAAAGGCTTTAATAATAAATATACTTTACAACGTTTAGCTACTTCTACTCTTAGAATGAGTATTAAGTACAAAACAGACATTGTTCCTTTTGCTACTGTAAATGGCGAATTTATTAATCCTTTTAGTTACAGTGCATCCCTACTGAATGATTTTGTTCAAAAATTAGGTATTCCTTTCTTGCCTATTGGTTTTATGTCTTTATTAATTCCATTACAACCTTGGTTATTTTATTTTGCTTTTCCTGCTAACCTCACGTTTGTGAGAGGTAAGAGAATTAGTCCTTATAAAATGATTGGCGAGCGAGAAATTGAAGATATTTCTGAAGAAGAAATATTAGACTTAAGTGAAAAAATTCATGATCAGATGCAAGATGAGTTAGACAAAGCTGTAAGCATCTATGGTCGTAAACCTTATGATTTCTGGGATTTATTATCTGTAAGTATGAAAAACGTTCAACGTTCTTTCAAATTTTTCCCAGCATTATGGCCAATCATTTTCACTAAACACAAGAACGATTTTAAGCAGTTAAAAGAGAATGCAAATAATGGCAATTACCCTTTAAATGCTCAAGAACAATTAAATATTGTTCAACCTATAGTAGACAAACAAAAAGATTTAGATGTCTCCGTTTCATCTGTAGTAGATACCATTGTAGAAAATCCAGAAATCCTGTTATTCTACACTCCTGTTGCAGGTTTACTTCACTTATTTACATCTAAATAA
- a CDS encoding DUF4442 domain-containing protein, which produces MNAKGTQVGELQLTSKQKSFASKMLHPFKFRMFTLTQVPLGFIAGMKLESLNGSRCATSLPFKFLNKNPFKSIYFAAQSMAAELSTASLGMLHLNEHLKSIAFIIVDMDAKFSKKAVGKVTFVCEDGHLVKEAIDRAYETGEAEEIKMLTIGKMADGTEVSRFHFTWSFKKRSKK; this is translated from the coding sequence ATGAATGCCAAAGGAACACAAGTAGGAGAGTTGCAATTAACAAGTAAACAAAAGAGTTTTGCTTCAAAAATGCTCCATCCTTTTAAGTTTAGAATGTTTACACTAACACAAGTACCACTCGGTTTTATTGCGGGGATGAAATTAGAATCACTTAATGGATCTCGTTGTGCTACGTCTTTACCGTTTAAATTTCTAAATAAGAATCCATTTAAGTCTATATATTTTGCTGCACAAAGTATGGCCGCAGAATTATCGACAGCCTCTTTAGGTATGCTTCATTTAAATGAGCATTTGAAATCAATTGCTTTCATTATTGTAGATATGGACGCAAAATTTAGTAAGAAAGCAGTAGGTAAAGTAACATTTGTCTGTGAAGATGGTCACCTTGTAAAAGAAGCAATTGATAGGGCATACGAAACAGGTGAAGCAGAAGAAATAAAAATGCTGACTATTGGAAAAATGGCAGACGGTACAGAAGTATCAAGATTTCACTTTACGTGGTCTTTTAAGAAAAGATCTAAAAAGTAA
- a CDS encoding 3-hydroxyacyl-CoA dehydrogenase family protein, producing the protein MKNISVIGSGTMGNGIAHVFAQSGFKVSLIDINVSALDRAMATITKNLDRLISKEKISEETKANTINNLTTFTEVEEGIKNADLIVEAATENVDLKLKIFKQLDELAKPEAILASNTSSISITKIGAATKRPEKVIGMHFMNPVPVMKLVEVIKGYLTDEETTNAVIDISKQIGKVPVPANDYAGFVANRILMPMINEAIISLQNGVAGVEEIDTIMKLGMAHPMGPLQLADFIGLDVCMSIMNVLQDGLGDTKYAPSPLLVNMVQAGILGVKSGEGFYDWEKGNNKSLVVSKRFL; encoded by the coding sequence ATGAAAAACATTTCAGTTATTGGCTCAGGAACAATGGGCAATGGTATCGCTCATGTTTTTGCTCAAAGTGGTTTTAAAGTATCTCTAATAGATATTAATGTTTCTGCTTTAGATAGAGCAATGGCCACAATTACTAAAAATCTAGATCGCTTAATTTCTAAAGAAAAAATTTCTGAAGAGACAAAAGCAAACACAATAAACAATCTTACAACTTTTACAGAGGTAGAAGAAGGGATTAAAAATGCAGATTTAATTGTAGAAGCAGCAACAGAAAATGTAGATTTAAAACTAAAAATTTTCAAACAACTTGATGAATTGGCGAAACCAGAAGCAATTTTAGCTTCAAATACTTCATCAATATCAATTACTAAAATTGGAGCAGCTACAAAACGCCCAGAGAAAGTAATAGGGATGCATTTTATGAATCCTGTTCCTGTCATGAAATTAGTAGAAGTAATTAAAGGTTATTTAACTGATGAAGAAACGACTAATGCAGTGATAGACATTTCAAAGCAAATAGGTAAAGTACCAGTGCCTGCCAATGATTATGCAGGTTTTGTTGCTAATAGAATCTTAATGCCTATGATTAATGAGGCAATAATTTCATTACAAAATGGGGTAGCAGGAGTAGAAGAGATTGATACCATTATGAAGCTAGGAATGGCACACCCAATGGGCCCACTTCAATTAGCAGATTTTATTGGTTTAGATGTTTGTATGTCAATAATGAACGTGCTCCAAGATGGATTAGGTGATACTAAATATGCACCAAGCCCATTACTTGTAAATATGGTTCAGGCAGGGATCTTAGGAGTGAAATCTGGTGAAGGTTTTTATGATTGGGAAAAAGGAAATAATAAATCGCTTGTAGTGAGTAAGCGTTTCTTATAA
- a CDS encoding ABC transporter permease — MSALKFILQKEFKQIFRDKGMLPIIFAMPIVQLLVLSFAATFDVKDIKIEIVDRDHSELSQQLISKYEASNYFSIVNFRNATDPYGEVLQNGSASISLEIPNDFEKDLINNKPVDLSAKVNAIDGMTAGVSASYSQTIIQEFREEFLTNHDFSDVVKEKGIEPFQVNFSMQNWYNPTLNYKYYMVPGLLVLLVSMIGLFLTSMNIVKEKEIGTIEQLNVTPITKGEFIVGKLLPFWCIGMFVLSFGLVIAKLFFNVPILGPLYIVFSFAMVYLLVVLGIGLFISTKADTQQQAMFIAWFFMIVFVLLSGLFTPIENMPVWAQQITLLNPVRYFVEVMRNVLLKGATFTDVKNNFIIIAIYAALVNTMAILAYRKTN; from the coding sequence ATGAGTGCATTAAAATTTATACTCCAAAAAGAGTTTAAACAGATATTCAGAGATAAGGGAATGCTTCCTATTATTTTTGCGATGCCAATAGTGCAATTATTGGTACTATCGTTTGCTGCCACTTTTGATGTAAAAGATATTAAAATTGAAATTGTTGATAGAGATCATTCTGAATTATCACAGCAATTAATTTCTAAATATGAGGCGTCTAATTATTTTTCTATTGTAAACTTTAGAAATGCTACAGACCCTTATGGAGAAGTATTGCAAAATGGCTCTGCAAGTATTTCTTTAGAGATACCAAATGATTTTGAGAAAGATTTAATTAATAATAAACCGGTTGATCTTTCTGCAAAAGTAAACGCTATAGACGGGATGACTGCAGGAGTTTCTGCATCTTATTCTCAAACAATTATTCAAGAGTTTAGAGAGGAGTTTTTAACAAATCATGATTTCTCTGATGTTGTAAAAGAAAAAGGGATTGAACCGTTTCAGGTAAATTTCTCTATGCAAAACTGGTACAACCCTACTCTGAATTATAAATATTATATGGTACCGGGCTTATTAGTTCTTTTAGTTAGTATGATTGGATTGTTCCTAACATCTATGAATATTGTAAAAGAAAAAGAAATTGGAACTATTGAACAACTTAATGTTACACCAATAACTAAAGGTGAATTTATAGTAGGAAAATTACTACCTTTTTGGTGTATTGGTATGTTCGTATTATCATTTGGACTAGTGATAGCAAAACTCTTTTTTAATGTCCCGATATTAGGTCCATTATACATAGTTTTCTCATTCGCTATGGTCTACCTTTTAGTAGTGTTGGGAATTGGTCTTTTTATATCTACAAAAGCAGATACCCAACAACAAGCGATGTTTATTGCTTGGTTCTTCATGATAGTATTTGTTTTGTTGAGTGGATTATTTACACCCATAGAAAATATGCCAGTTTGGGCTCAACAGATTACACTTCTTAACCCCGTCAGGTATTTTGTAGAAGTAATGAGGAATGTTTTATTAAAAGGTGCGACATTTACGGATGTAAAAAATAATTTTATAATTATAGCTATATATGCTGCCTTAGTTAATACAATGGCCATATTAGCCTATCGTAAAACAAATTAA